One stretch of Zingiber officinale cultivar Zhangliang chromosome 6B, Zo_v1.1, whole genome shotgun sequence DNA includes these proteins:
- the LOC121991592 gene encoding formin-like protein 13, whose product MEIMRRGRIIMERRALPHSLSSSIGVDSSSHPPRRPIRRGSPAALPSLLSPPTRPWTARASRSATPSRPGVAPRPRPATPVHPRAPTRPRAPRTVQPASSTPLSPVSAPRSTYIPSRGLGERVMGLGVGTSNVSFTNSASRDAYQAARQARTANDRLNQNVSSPSRRRARSPSDDSDSDDQPLCQRRRRLVPRVIPDSSPSSIPSPPRAADFTPSHQVIPPPIPSHADDLPIPSSNQTVPPLAQPFRTQHTQGDEAGPSTRPSTVPPAEPLQGPSSAPSGATAEPSATPGSAVGPSGPPPLTYQDYCTTFPSEAQLWSQTDVPTSSLKMKGRLATLWEENTSGIFQACAESLIMNHSFHATHHQNKMLQDHVAELELQLNDPAQASHALRAEIKSLTSFRASKSDGPISSKVTCCQGLGAGSRSKLKSQEVRLTFQETQLASQATELATARSELAQARATTEGVSTALALYREGENDRCLQHRAEYLRSPEFCAQVGHRFSTSAIYGAGGALRQLHEQDYLRSIPPPEFLDHDRIIKEIPDEIFAPFD is encoded by the exons ATGGAGATAATGAGACGAGGGCGAATTATCATGGAAAGAAGAGCACTGCCCCATTCGCTCTCATCCTCAATCGGTGTGGATTCCTCGTCTCATCCTCCACGCAGACCCATTCGGCGAGGGTCTCCTGCTGCTTTACCCTCTTTGCTGTCTCCTCCTACTCGCCCCTGGACGGCTAGAGCCTCTCGATCAGCCACTCCCTCTCGCCCCGGGGTTGCTCCTCGACCTCGGCCGGCTACTCCCGTTCATCCCCGGGCTCCCACTCGCCCCCGGGCCCCACGTACTGTCCAACCTGCTTCATCTACACCATTATCTCCTGTTAGTGCTCCTAGATCCACTTATATCCCTAGTCGGGGGCTCGGCGAAAGAGTGATGGGCCTTGGTGTGGGTACAAGCAATGTTTCCTTTACCAACTCTGCCTCTCGGGATGCTTACCAAGCGGCTCGTCAAGCCCGTACTGCGAATGATCGCTTGAACCAGAATGTTTCCAGTCCTTCTAGGCGCAGGGCTCGATCACCCTCAGATGACTCCGATTCTGATGACCAGCCACTATGTCAGAGGCGTCGGCGCCTAGTCCCTCGCGTAATACCAGACTCGAGCCCCTCCTCTATTCCTTCTCCTCCACGTGCAGCTGACTTTACCCCATCCCATCAGGTGATTCCACCTCCAATCCCGAGCCATGCAGACGACCTTCCTATTCCATCCAGTAATCAGACTGTGCCCCCGTTGGCTCAACCGTTCCGCACGCAACACACTCAAGGTGATGAAGCTGGCCCTTCAACACGCCCTTCGACTGTCCCTCCTGCAGAGCCCCTTCAGGGACCATCTTCGGCTCCCTCTGGTGCAACCGCCGAGCCTTCAGCTACTCCCGGCTCAGCCGTGGGTCCTTCAGGACCCCCTCCGCTTACTTATCAAGACTATTGCACTACCTTTCCTTCTGAAGCACAGTTATGGTCTCAAACAGATGTTCCCACAAGCTCTTTGAAAATGAAAGGTCGTCTGGCCACTCTATGGGAAGAAA ATACTTCTGGCATATTTCAGGCCTGTGCAGAATCCTTGATAATGAATCATTCTTTCCATGCCACCCATCATCAGAATAAGATGTTGCAAGACCATGTGGCTGAACTGGAATTACAACTAAATGATCCTGCCCAGGCCAGTCATGCCTTGCGAGCAGAGATAAAATCTTTGACCA GCTTCAGAGCATCAAAGAGCGATGGACCAATTAGCTCAAAAGTTACGTGCTGCCAAGGCCTTGGTGCTGGCTCAAGATCAAAGTTGAAATCACAGGAGGTCCGTTTGACATTTCAAGAGACCCAATTGGCTTCCCAAGCAACAGAGTTGGCCACTGCCAGAAGTGAACTggctcaagctagggccaccaCAGAGGGCGTGTCAACAGCTCTAGCCCTTTACAGAGAAGGGGAAAACGATCGCTGCCTGCAACACCGAGCCGAGTATCTGCGTTCTCCAGAATTTTGTGCACAGGTGGGACATCGCTTTTCCACATCTGCTATCTACGGGGCGGGAGGGGCTCTACGACAACTTCatgagcaggactatttaaggtCCATTCCACCTCCTGAATTCTTAGACCACGATCGGATCATCAAAGAGATTCCAGATGAAATATTTGCCCCTTtcgactga